The proteins below come from a single Tissierella sp. MB52-C2 genomic window:
- a CDS encoding acetate kinase yields the protein MKILVINCGSSSLKYQLIDMNGEEVLCKGLVERIGIEGSRIKHDTTGKERVIIEEPMANHKVALGLVLNAVIDPNHGAIKAMDEIGAVGHRVVHGGETFASSVIIDDEVMKVLDECIELAPLHNPPNITGIEACKELMPNTPMVAVFDTAFHQTMESDNYIYPIPYEYYEKYKIRRYGFHGTSHKYVSLRAAEILGKDVKDLNIVTCHLGNGSSVCAVKGGKSMDTSMGFTPLEGLAMGTRSGDIDPAIIPFIMDKEGMTFEEVNNMLNKQSGVLGISGVSSDFRDLEIAMGEGNSRAKLALDVFVNRVKKYVGAYVATMCSIDALVFTAGIGENSGYIREKVCEGLECLGIKIDSELNNVRGEEAQLNKDLTSATILVIPTNEELMIARDTLELVSK from the coding sequence ATGAAGATTCTTGTAATCAACTGTGGAAGTTCTTCATTAAAATATCAACTTATAGATATGAATGGAGAAGAAGTACTATGTAAAGGACTTGTAGAAAGAATAGGAATCGAAGGTTCCAGAATTAAACACGATACTACAGGTAAAGAAAGAGTAATAATTGAAGAGCCAATGGCTAACCATAAGGTTGCTTTAGGTTTAGTACTTAATGCTGTTATTGATCCAAATCATGGAGCTATAAAAGCCATGGATGAAATAGGAGCAGTAGGACATAGAGTTGTACATGGTGGAGAAACATTTGCTTCTTCTGTAATAATAGATGATGAGGTTATGAAAGTTCTTGATGAATGTATTGAGCTAGCACCTTTACATAATCCACCAAATATTACTGGAATAGAAGCTTGTAAAGAATTAATGCCAAATACACCAATGGTTGCAGTATTTGATACTGCATTCCACCAAACAATGGAATCCGATAATTATATATATCCTATTCCTTATGAATACTATGAGAAATATAAAATAAGAAGATATGGTTTCCATGGAACTTCTCATAAATATGTGTCCTTAAGAGCAGCTGAAATATTAGGTAAAGATGTTAAAGATTTAAATATTGTTACTTGTCACTTAGGAAATGGTTCCAGTGTATGTGCAGTAAAAGGTGGAAAATCCATGGACACAAGTATGGGATTCACTCCTCTAGAAGGATTAGCAATGGGAACTAGATCAGGAGATATAGACCCAGCTATAATTCCATTTATCATGGATAAAGAAGGTATGACTTTTGAAGAAGTAAACAATATGCTAAATAAACAATCAGGTGTACTAGGAATATCTGGAGTTAGCAGTGACTTTAGAGACTTAGAAATAGCGATGGGAGAAGGAAATTCTAGAGCAAAACTTGCATTAGACGTATTCGTTAATAGAGTTAAAAAATATGTAGGTGCTTATGTAGCTACTATGTGTAGTATAGATGCATTAGTATTTACAGCAGGTATTGGTGAGAACTCAGGATATATTAGAGAAAAAGTTTGTGAAGGATTAGAGTGTTTAGGAATTAAAATTGATAGTGAGTTAAACAATGTAAGGGGCGAAGAAGCTCAACTTAACAAGGATTTAACTTCAGCTACAATACTTGTTATTCCTACAAATGAAGAATTAATGATAGCTAGAGATACATTGGAATTAGTATCTAAATAA